One Rosa chinensis cultivar Old Blush chromosome 3, RchiOBHm-V2, whole genome shotgun sequence DNA window includes the following coding sequences:
- the LOC112192783 gene encoding F-box protein At2g02240, which yields MDLHQLPEGCIAKIVSLTTPEDACRLSLLCKIFKSAAESDAVWDKFLPPETPTILSQSGESGLLAASSKKELYLALCNKPVLINDGKLSFSLDKWSGKKCYMISARELGIVWGDTPQYWRWTSHPESRFPEVAELLVVCWLEIYGKLETRLLTPSTLYKAYLVFKFTRRAFGFEHVRAEVTIGLEGGEQSKQTLVFPNEGERPGWLEIELGEFFCEGGEDGLLKLHCLANEANNGRSGLVVQGIEVRPKRNN from the exons ATGGATCTGCACCAGTTACCGGAGGGCTGCATAGCCAAGATAGTATCGTTGACGACTCCTGAAGATGCCTGCCGCCTGTCGTTGCTCTGTAAGATTTTCAAGTCTGCGGCGGAATCCGACGCCGTTTGGGACAAGTTCCTTCCGCCTGAGACACCCACGATCCTGTCCCAGTCCGGCGAATCTGGACTATTGGCCGCCAGTTCCAAGAAGGAGCTTTACCTCGCTCTCTGCAACAAACCTGTCCTCATCAACGACGGTAAATTG AGCTTTTCACTGGACAAATGGAGTGGGAAAAAATGTTACATGATATCTGCAAGAGAGCTTGGTATTGTCTGGGGCGATACTCCCCAGTATTGGAGATGGACTTCTCATCCTGAATCCAG GTTTCCGGAGGTGGCTGAGCTTCTTGTTGTTTGCTGGCTTGAAATCTATGGGAAACTTGAAACACGCTTGCTGACCCCATCGACTCTGTACAAAGCTTACCTTGTGTTCAAGTTTACTCGAAGGGCTTTTGGATTTGAACACGTACGTGCTGAGGTCACTATAGGTCTGGAGGGAGGAGAACAGAGTAAACAGACTCTGGTTTTTCCCAACGAAGGGGAGAGACCCGGGTGGTTGGAGATTGAGTTGGGTGAGTTTTTCTGTGAAGGGGGAGAAGATGGGCTGTTGAAATTGCATTGTTTGGCGAATGAGGCTAATAATGGGAGGAGCGGTCTTGTTGTTCAAGGCATTGAGGTCAGGCCTAAGAGGAACAACTAG